One Paroedura picta isolate Pp20150507F chromosome 16, Ppicta_v3.0, whole genome shotgun sequence genomic region harbors:
- the LOC143826564 gene encoding olfactory receptor 4E1-like, which translates to MEEKGTLNRTATAHNQTWVTEFILVGLSDNPKTQLVLFVVFLVLYVLILAGNFLIVVTTVHDQALHTPMYFFLCNLSFIDICHSTVTVPKMLADFLSTEKTISFGGCVAQMFFLHLFACTEIFLLTVMAYDRYVAICNPMRYLAIMSPKVCLLLAGTIWLGGTVHSLALIGMTIKLPYCGPKKVDNFFCDVPPVIRLACTDTYVIEVLIVSNSGLISVVCFVVLVVSYGVILASLRNRFGEGRRKALSTCAAHLTVVTLFLGHCIFIYSRPSTSFKEDKVVSVFFTAVTPLLNPLIYTLRNEDMKRSLNKLVGRKVDTEKK; encoded by the coding sequence ATGGAAGAAAAGGGGACTCTGAACCGGACTGCGACAGCACATAACCAGACCTGGGTGACCGAGTTTATCCTGGTGGGACTTTCCGACAACCCCAAGACCCAGTTGGTTCTCTTCGTGGTCTTCCTGGTCCTCTATGTGCTGATTTTGGCAGGCAACTTCCTCATCGTGGTCACCACCGTGCACGACCAAGCCCTCCACACACCTATGTACTTCTTCCTGTGCAATCTCTCTTTCATCGACATCTGTCACTCCACCGTGACGGTCCCCAAGATGCTGGCTGACTTCCTCTCCACCGAGAAGACCATCTCCTTTGGAGGCTGCGTGGCCCAGATGTTCTTCCTTCACCTCTTTGCCTGCACCGAAATCTTCCTCCTCACCGTCATGGCCTACGACCGCTACGTGGCCATCTGCAATCCGATGCGTTACCTCGCCATCATGAGCCCCAAAGTCTGCCTCCTATTGGCTGGAACTATCTGGCTAGGCGGGACAGTCCACTCCCTCGCCTTGATTGGCATGACCATCAAGCTACCCTACTGCGGTCCCAAGAAGGTCGACAACTTCTTCTGCGACGTTCCGCCAGTCATCAGGCTGGCTTGTACGGACACTTACGTCATCGAGGTCCTTATTGTGTCCAACTCGgggctgatctctgtggtctgcttTGTGGTGTTGGTGGTCTCCTACGGCGTCATCTTGGCCTCCCTCCGCAACCGCTTTGGTGAAGGACGGCGCAAAGCTCTGTCCACGTGTGCTGCACACCTCACGGTGGTGACTCTCTTCCTGGGGCACTGCATCTTCATTTACTCCCGGCCCTCCACCAGCTTCAAGGAAGACAAGGTGGTATCGGTCTTCTTCACGGCCGTGACCCCGTTGCTCAACCCCCTTATCTACACGCTGAGGAATGAGGATATGAAGCGATCCCTCAACAAATTGGTTGGGCGGAAGGTGGACACAGAGAAGAAGTGA
- the LOC143826228 gene encoding olfactory receptor 4E1-like → MVLENDTTVKAFVLSGLTTNHNIELALFALFIVIYGSILVGNILIVVTIVCDHHLHTPMYFFLSNLSFIDVCHSSVVMPKMLADFLTEAKTISFGECISQMFFLHLFACTEIFLLTIMAYDRYAAICNPLHYTTIMSRRVCLQLAVAMWLGGLIHSIALTALTLNLPYCGPNSIDNFFCDVPLVIKLACTDTYIFEILIISNSGLISVVCFVVLVISYVVILISLRNRFSEGRRKALSTCAAHLTVVTFFLGHCIFIYLRPAKSLAADKVVSVFFTAVTPLLNPIIYTLRNEDMLNALNKLRGRQVTSGGKGH, encoded by the coding sequence ATGGTCCTTGAAAACGACACCACCGTGAAAGCCTTCGTTCTCTCGGGCCTGACCACGAACCACAACATCGAACTTGCGCTCTTTGCTCTCTTCATCGTCATCTACGGCTCCATCCTCGTCGGCAACATCCTCATTGTCGTCACGATCGTCTGCGACCATCACCTTCACACCCCGATGTACTTCTTCCTCAGCAACCTCTCCTTCATCGACGTTTGCCATTCCTCGGTGGTCATGCCCAAGATGCTTGCGGACTTCCTGACGGAGGCCAAGACCATCTCTTTCGGAGAATGCATCTCCCAGATGTTCTTCCTCCACCTCTTTGCCTGCACGGAGATCTTCCTCCTCACCATCATGGCTTACGACCGCTACGCCGCCATATGCAACCCTCTCCATTACACCACTATCATGAGCCGCCGGGTCTGCCTCCAGTTGGCCGTGGCCATGTGGCTGGGCGGGTTGATCCATTCCATCGCCCTCACGGCTCTGACGCTCAACCTGCCTTACTGCGGGCCCAACAGCATTGACAACTTCTTCTGCGATGTGCCCTTGGTCATCAAACTGGCCTGTACCGACACCTACATCTTCGAAATCCTCATCATCTCCAACTCGGGGCTGATCTCGGTCGTCTGCTTCGTCGTTCTGGTGATCTCCTACGTGGTCATCCTCATCTCCTTGAGGAACCGCTTCTCGGAGGGACGGCGGAAGGCTCTGTCAACTTGCGCCGCTCACCTGACCGTCGTGACCTTCTTCCTGGGCCACTGCATCTTCATCTACCTCCGGCCAGCCAAGAGCCTGGCAGCAGACAAGGTGGTTTCCGTTTTCTTCACGGCTGTCACTCCCCTACTCAACCCCATCATCTACACCCTCCGCAATGAGGACATGCTGAATGCTCTAAACAAACTGCGTGGGCGGCAGGTCACTTCAGGGGGGAAAGGACATTAA
- the LOC143826229 gene encoding olfactory receptor 4E2-like: MDGLNHTRVTHFVFLGLTSNPKLELTLFVLFGAMYLLILAGNLLIMVTVASDRCLHTPMYFFLGNLSFIDICHSSVTAPKMLLDFLSSQKTISFDGCVAQLFFLHLCACAEIFLLTIMAYDRYVAICHPLQYISLMSLKVCSWLVGALWVGAMVHSLVQTVLTIRLPYCGPNVLDSFFCDVPPVIKLACTDTYWTGVLIVSNSGMISLVCLLALLVSYILILVSLRGQTAEGRRKALSTCAAHLLVVALFLGPCVFIYTRPAGSFSADKVVAVFYTVVTPMFNPVIYTLRNTEMKNSMRKLRDRKIFFVGM, translated from the coding sequence ATGGATGGGTTGAATCACACCCGAGTGACCCATTTTGTGTTCTTGGGCCTGACGAGCAACCCCAAGCTTGAGTTGACTTTATTTGTCCTCTTCGGCGCCATGTACCTGCTCATCCTAGCGGGCAACCTCCTCATCATGGTCACTGTGGCTTCTGACCGCTGCCtccacacccccatgtacttcttcttGGGCAACCTCTCCTTCATCGACATCTGCCACTCATCGGTCACCGCCCCCAAGATGCTCTTGGACTTCCTGTCATCCCAGAAGACCATCTCCTTTGATGGCTGCGTggcacagctcttcttcctccacctCTGTGCCTGCGCAGAGATCTTTCTCCTCACCATCATGGCCTACGACCGCTACGTCGCCATCTGCCACCCGCTACAGTACATCTCCCTCATGAGCTTGAAGGTTTGTAGCTGGCTGGTGGGCGCCCTCTGGGTGGGAGCAATGGTCCACTCCCTGGTCCAGACGGTCCTCACCATCCGTCTCCCTTATTGTGGGCCTAACGTTTTAGACAGCTTCTTCTGCGACGTACCCCCAGTCATCAAGTTGGCCTGCACAGATACATATTGGACAGGGGTTCTTATAGTTTCCAACAGTGGCATGATTTCTCTGGTCTGTTTACTGGCCTTGCTGGTTTCCTATATACTTATCTTGGTGTCACTGAGAGGGCAGACAGCCGAGGGGCGACGCAAGGCCCTCTCCACCTGTGCCGCCCACCTGCTTGTCGTGGCTTTATTCCTGGGGCCTTGTGTCTTTATCTACACCCGCCCTGCCGGAAGCTTCTCTGCAGACAAAGTGGTGGCTGTCTTCTACACGGTGGTGACACCCATGTTCAACCCGGTGATTTATACCCTGAGGAATACCGAAATGAAGAACTCCATGAGGAAACTGAGGGACCGGAAGATCTTTTTCGTCGGGATGTAA